A stretch of Lactuca sativa cultivar Salinas chromosome 6, Lsat_Salinas_v11, whole genome shotgun sequence DNA encodes these proteins:
- the LOC111905321 gene encoding uncharacterized protein LOC111905321 isoform X2 codes for MRVTQAAAHRLYHMLLIVSKRLHACRFKRSKMTSPTSQLQILFLFIFSDDTVASLVPEKHDLKPNLLKSLSVNSEVCY; via the exons ATGAGGG TGACGCAGGCCGCCGCCCATCGCTTATATCATATGCTTCTGATCGTTAGCAAAAGACTTCATGCATGTCGATTTAAG CGGTCCAAGATGACGTCTCCGACTTCCCAGTTGCAG AtattattcttatttattttttccGACGACACCGTTGCCTCTCTTGTTCCCGAGAAACATGATCTTAAACCTAATCTCCTCAAATCACTCTCAGTGAATAGTGAAG TTTGTTATTGA
- the LOC111905321 gene encoding uncharacterized protein LOC111905321 isoform X1 — MLQLKQATYFLVQLIGRCSHEGSHLVDALVTQAAAHRLYHMLLIVSKRLHACRFKRSKMTSPTSQLQILFLFIFSDDTVASLVPEKHDLKPNLLKSLSVNSEVCY, encoded by the exons ATGCTCCAATTGAAGCAAGCAACTTATTTTTTGGTCCAATTAATTGGCCGGTGTTCACATGAGGG AAGTCACCTGGTTGATGCTTTAGTGACGCAGGCCGCCGCCCATCGCTTATATCATATGCTTCTGATCGTTAGCAAAAGACTTCATGCATGTCGATTTAAG CGGTCCAAGATGACGTCTCCGACTTCCCAGTTGCAG AtattattcttatttattttttccGACGACACCGTTGCCTCTCTTGTTCCCGAGAAACATGATCTTAAACCTAATCTCCTCAAATCACTCTCAGTGAATAGTGAAG TTTGTTATTGA
- the LOC111905323 gene encoding protein WHAT'S THIS FACTOR 9, mitochondrial translates to MKYRGTINDMHLLCDKIFTSHLSNHQQCRTITKVRLKWVKNRSLDNIIDIHTDLKAACLLKDAIIHRPSATQFLTAKSIADTQKLLGITVPTLRFIRRYPTLFEEFPHPKYRSLPCFRLTNIALNLHNIERKIYETHESDIVERLCRVLMMTRDKQIPLQSLHPLRWDLGFPYDYDKTLIQNHPDKFRIVKGSNGVSSLKLEKWIDEFAVSELQKSNEIKEAKASNNDGDHDHYRRFMRGQTSLTFPLSFPRGYGAQKKVKSWMDEFQKLPYISPYEDSTSIDPESELMEKRIVGVLHELLSLTVYKKTKRNYLRNLTDELNMPFRFTRIFTRYPGIFYLSLKCKTTSVALKEGYKRGKLVYACPIAKHRGKFHHVMRTGLIYRKKGLEMLSDLDKFVAVADDDDVIGTNEKDSDDEEIESSGEWVEDEDEDEELDDVSDQD, encoded by the coding sequence ATGAAGTACAGAGGCACCATTAACGATATGCATTTGCTCTGTGATAAGATCTTCACCTCCCATCTCTCTAACCATCAACAATGTCGAACAATCACAAAAGTCCGATTGAAATGGGTGAAAAACCGATCCCTGGACAACATAATCGACATCCACACCGATCTCAAAGCCGCCTGTTTACTCAAAGACGCCATCATCCACCGCCCTTCCGCCACCCAATTCCTTACCGCGAAATCCATCGCCGACACCCAAAAACTCCTCGGAATCACCGTACCTACCCTCCGTTTCATCCGCCGCTACCCTACTCTCTTCGAAGAATTCCCACACCCTAAATACCGTTCCCTCCCCTGTTTCCGTCTCACCAACATTGCCCTAAATTTACACAACATTGAACGCAAAATCTATGAAACTCACGAATCAGACATAGTTGAAAGGCTCTGTAGAGTGTTAATGATGACCAGAGATAAACAAATACCTCTTCAATCGCTTCATCCGTTAAGATGGGATTTAGGTTTTCCGTATGATTAcgataaaaccctaatccagaACCACCCTGACAAATTCCGAATTGTGAAGGGATCAAACGGGGTATCAAGCTTGAAACTTGAGAAATGGATCGATGAATTTGCTGTTTCCGAGCTTCAAAAGAGCAACGAGATCAAGGAAGCTAAAGCTAGCAACAATGATGGTGATCATGATCATTACAGGAGATTTATGAGAGGGCAAACTTCATTAACATTTCCATTAAGCTTTCCTAGAGGTTATGGTGCACAAAAGAAGGTGAAATCATGGATGGATGAGTTTCAAAAGCTGCCATATATATCTCCATATGAGGATTCCACCAGCATCGATCCAGAAAGTGAGTTGATGGAGAAAAGAATCGTTGGGGTTTTACATGAGTTGTTGAGCTTGACTGTTTACAAGAAAACCAAACGGAATTACTTGAGGAATTTGACTGATGAATTGAATATGCCATTTAGGTTTACAAGAATCTTTACAAGGTACCCTGGGATTTTCTATCTTTCATTGAAGTGTAAGACTACTTCTGTAGCTCTTAAGGAAGGGTATAAAAGAGGAAAATTGGTGTATGCATGTCCGATTGCAAAGCATAGAGGGAAGTTTCATCATGTTATGAGGACTGGATTGATTTACAGGAAGAAAGGGCTGGAGATGTTATCTGATTTGGATAAATTTGTTGCTGttgctgatgatgatgatgtgatAGGGACTAATGAAAAAgattcagatgatgaagaaaTTGAATCGAGTGGCGAATgggttgaagatgaagatgaagatgaggaGTTGGATGATGTTTCTGATCAAGATTAG
- the LOC111905324 gene encoding DEAD-box ATP-dependent RNA helicase 37, translating into MRSSWADSVDNTASGSDNNGVGGAPGAGGKPAYVPPHLRNRPPAQMQAAPSATSQSGAPPANDRLGYGGQTSGSRWAAPRQDYSRPGYGTGGRGGGGGGGWGNRGGSWGGGGGRDMEVNPFGNEDIDSAEEITTEQENNGINFDAYEDIPVETSGENVPPPVNTFAEIDLGEALNLNIRRCKYVKPTPVQRYTIPISLAGRDLMACAQTGSGKTAAFCFPIISGIMRGQFAQRPRGTRTVFPLALILSPTRELSCQIHEEARKFSYQTGVKVVVVYGGAPINQQLRELERGVDILVATPGRLVDLLERAKVSLQMIRYLALDEADRMLDMGFEPQIRKIVEQTDMPPPGQRQTMLFSATFPREIQRLASDFLSNYIFLTVGRVGSSTDLIVQRVEFVQEVDKRSHLMDLLHAQKENDSNTKALTLVFVETKKGADSLEHWLYSNGFPATTIHGDRSQPEREQALRSFKSGKTPILVATDVAARGLDIPDVSHVVNFDLPNDIDDYVHRIGRTGRAGKTGLATAFFSDNNTSIAKSLADLMQEANQEVPAWLTRYASRASYGGGKNRRSGGRFGGRDFRKDNSYGGGGGGGYGGGGGGYGGGGGGYGGGSYGGGYGGGGGGYGGGGGAPSAWD; encoded by the exons ATGAGATCTTCTTGGGCAGACTCTGTTGACAATACAGCTTCAGGCTCCGACAACAATGGAGTTGGTGGAGCTCCAGGAGCTGGAGGTAAGCCTGCTTATGTTCCACCTCATCTCCGTAACAGGCCGCCTGCACAGATGCAGGCGGCTCCCTCAGCCACATCACAGAGTGGTGCACCACCTGCAAATGATAGGTTAGGATATGGTGGACAAACAAGCGGATCACGATGGGCTGCTCCTAGGCAGGATTACAGTAGGCCAGGATATGGTACTGGCGgccgtggtggtggtggtggagggggTTGGGGAAACAGAGGTGGTAgttggggtggtggtggtggtagagacATGGAGGTTAATCCATTTGGTAATGAGGATATAGATAGTGCTGAAGAAATCACAACTGAACAAGAAAACAATGGTATCAATTTTGATGCTTATGAGGATATTCCTGTGGAAACTAGTGGTGAAAATGTGCCACCTCCAGTTAACACATTTGCAGAAATAGACTTAGGGGAGGCTCTGAATCTTAACATTAGAAGGTGCAAATATGTCAAACCTACCCCTGTCCAACGTTACACCATTCCTATTTCTCTTGCTGGACGCGATTTAATGGCATGTGCTCAAACTGGATCCGGGAAAACTGCAGCATTTTGCTTCCCTATAATCAGTGGGATTATGAGGGGACAATTTGCACAAAGACCACGTGGCACAAGAACTGTTTTCCCCCTTGCCCTGATTTTATCTCCTACAAGGGAACTCTCCTGTCAG ATACATGAGGAGGCTCGGAAGTTTTCTTATCAGACAGGTGTCAAGGTGGTGGTTGTTTATGGTGGAGCACCGATTAATCAACAG TTAAGAGAGCTCGAGAGAGGAGTTGATATACTTGTCGCCACTCCAGGAAGGTTGGTTGATTTGCTGGAAAGGGCAAAAGTGTCATTGCAAATGATACGATATCTAGCTCTTGATGAGGCAGATAGAATGTTGGATATGGGATTTGAGCCTCAAATCAGAAAAATAGTGGAGCAAACTGACATGCCTCCACCAGGTCAAAGACAAACTATGCTCTTCAGTGCTACATTTCCTAGAGAAATCCAG AGACTGGCATCTGATTTTCTTTCAAATTACATATTTTTAACCGTGGGTCGTGTTGGGTCAAGTACCGATTTAATTGTTCAAAGGGTGGAATTTGTTCAAGAAGTTGACAAAAGAAGCCATCTTATGGACCTCCTTCATGCGCAAAAGGAAAATGATTCTAATACCAAG GCTCTTACATTAGTTTTTGTGGAGACAAAAAAAGGAGCAGATTCACTCGAACATTGGCTCTATAGTAATGGCTTCCCAGCTACTACCATCCATGGTGACAGATCACAGCCG GAAAGGGAGCAGGCATTGCGATCATTCAAAAGTGGGAAAACACCGATTTTGGTGGCGACTGACGTGGCGGCACGTGGTCTGGATATCCCTGATGTGTCGCATGTGGTCAACTTTGACCTTCCTAATGACATTGATGACTACGTACACAGAATAGGACGAACAGGGCGAGCTGGCAAGACGGGATTGGCCACAGCTTTCTTCAGTGACAACAATACATCCATAGCAAAATCATTAGCCGACTTAATGCAAGAAGCCAACCAGGAAGTGCCAGCTTGGCTTACTCGGTATGCCAGCCGTGCGTCTTACGGTGGGGGTAAGAACAGGCGATCCGGTGGACGCTTTGGTGGCCGTGATTTTAGGAAGGATAACTCCTATGGCGGCGGCGGTGGTGGCGGTTatggtggaggtggtggcggttatgggggtggtggtggcggttatGGTGGTGGCAGTTATGGTGGTGGTtatggaggcggtggtggtggatatggtggcggtggtggtgcaCCGAGTGCTTGGGATTAG